A section of the Bacillota bacterium genome encodes:
- a CDS encoding leucine dehydrogenase, with protein MKLFEEMGRYGFEQVVFANDEASGLRAIIAIHDTTLGPALGGCRMWPYASEEDALVDALRLARGMTYKNAAAGLDFGGGKSVIIGDPRKDKSEALFRAFGRFVDTLGGRYLTAEDVGVSVEDMEIVHAETDHVLGLSAMTGSSGDPSPVTAFGVVRGMKACAKEVFGSDSLKGKTVVVQGAGHVGYNVVRYLSEEGAKVYVTDIYEDRASQAAKDFGAKQIAPSEVFDVTCDVFCPCALGSVINDETLPKLKCKIVAGAANNQLKEERHGDALEDMGILYAPDYIINAGGVINVADEFYGYNRERALRKASGIYENVLKVIEIAKREKIPTYKAAARLAEERIEKLGKIRKVYVPA; from the coding sequence TTGAAGCTCTTTGAAGAGATGGGACGTTACGGGTTTGAGCAAGTGGTTTTCGCGAACGACGAAGCGTCGGGGCTGCGGGCCATCATTGCCATTCATGACACGACGCTCGGCCCCGCCCTCGGCGGGTGCAGGATGTGGCCTTACGCATCGGAGGAAGATGCCTTGGTAGATGCCTTGAGGCTCGCCCGTGGGATGACGTACAAGAACGCTGCCGCCGGGCTCGATTTCGGTGGGGGCAAGTCCGTCATCATCGGCGACCCGCGCAAGGACAAGTCCGAGGCGCTCTTCCGGGCGTTCGGGAGGTTCGTCGATACCCTCGGAGGCCGGTATCTCACCGCGGAGGACGTGGGAGTGAGCGTGGAGGACATGGAGATCGTCCATGCCGAGACCGACCACGTCCTGGGCCTGTCCGCGATGACCGGCTCGAGCGGCGATCCCTCGCCCGTGACCGCGTTCGGGGTGGTTAGGGGCATGAAGGCATGTGCGAAGGAGGTCTTTGGGAGCGATTCCCTCAAGGGCAAGACAGTCGTCGTCCAGGGCGCGGGCCACGTGGGTTACAACGTGGTGAGATACCTTTCCGAGGAAGGCGCGAAGGTGTACGTGACCGACATCTATGAAGACCGGGCGAGCCAGGCGGCCAAGGATTTTGGGGCCAAGCAGATCGCTCCGAGCGAGGTGTTCGACGTCACGTGCGACGTGTTCTGCCCCTGTGCCCTGGGTTCCGTCATAAACGACGAGACGCTTCCGAAACTCAAGTGCAAGATCGTGGCAGGGGCCGCGAACAACCAACTCAAGGAGGAGCGGCACGGCGACGCCCTGGAAGACATGGGAATACTCTACGCTCCGGACTACATCATCAACGCGGGAGGAGTAATAAACGTAGCTGACGAATTCTACGGTTACAACAGGGAGAGGGCGCTTCGCAAGGCGTCGGGCATATACGAAAACGTGCTGAAGGTCATCGAGATAGCGAAGAGGGAGAAGATCCCTACTTACAAGGCGGCGGCTAGGCTTGCCGAGGAGAGAATAGAGAAACTTGGGAAGATTCGCAAGGTATACGTGCCGGCGTAG
- a CDS encoding 4Fe-4S binding protein, with amino-acid sequence MPKVVFNEERCKGCELCVTFCPRKALAMAEHFNSKGFHPATLIDEERCNSCTACARMCPEVAIEVYR; translated from the coding sequence ATGCCGAAGGTCGTGTTCAACGAGGAACGGTGCAAAGGGTGCGAGCTGTGCGTCACCTTCTGTCCGAGGAAAGCGTTGGCAATGGCTGAGCACTTCAACAGCAAGGGGTTTCACCCGGCGACGCTCATCGACGAGGAACGGTGCAACTCCTGTACCGCTTGCGCCCGGATGTGCCCCGAAGTGGCCATCGAAGTGTACAGATAG
- the buk gene encoding butyrate kinase, translating into MACTENSATKPGSDHGRGFRILVINPGSTSTKIAVYVDEHMLFQETVSHESAELAKIGGVSKQYQMRLDAILGALGKHGESVTDFDAVVGRGGLLKPVESGVYEVNEEMVRDLTGAGSVPHASNLGAPLAREIAARARARAFIADPVVVDELWDVARLSGLPEIPRRSVFHALNHKAVARQAARDLGMRYEDLNLVVAHLGGGITVGAHLKGRVVDVSNGLDGEGPFTPERAGAVPALGVVDLCFSGKYSEDQVMRKLVGAGGLVAYLGTSDASEVERRIGAGDERAEIIFEAMAYQVAKEIGAYAAVLSGDVDAIILTGGLAHSRRMVEWIRDRVSFIAPVMVYPGENEMQALAQACLRVLRGEEEAKVYR; encoded by the coding sequence ATGGCTTGTACAGAGAACTCTGCAACCAAGCCCGGGTCAGACCACGGCCGCGGCTTTCGGATCCTGGTGATCAACCCGGGGTCCACCTCGACTAAGATAGCTGTGTACGTTGACGAGCACATGCTCTTCCAAGAGACTGTATCCCATGAAAGCGCCGAACTGGCGAAGATCGGTGGCGTGAGCAAGCAGTATCAGATGAGGCTTGACGCCATCCTCGGTGCTCTCGGGAAACACGGAGAGTCCGTGACCGACTTTGACGCGGTCGTGGGGCGAGGAGGGCTGCTCAAGCCCGTGGAGAGTGGAGTGTACGAGGTAAACGAGGAGATGGTGCGCGACCTCACCGGAGCGGGGTCGGTGCCGCACGCTTCGAACCTCGGTGCTCCCCTTGCCCGCGAGATAGCGGCACGCGCGCGGGCACGGGCGTTCATCGCGGACCCCGTGGTCGTGGACGAGCTGTGGGACGTTGCGAGGCTCTCAGGGCTTCCCGAGATCCCACGACGCAGCGTTTTCCACGCCCTCAACCACAAAGCGGTCGCGAGGCAGGCGGCGAGAGACTTGGGCATGCGGTACGAAGACCTGAACCTCGTCGTAGCGCATCTGGGAGGCGGCATAACCGTTGGTGCGCATCTCAAGGGGCGGGTGGTCGACGTAAGCAACGGCCTGGATGGCGAAGGCCCCTTCACGCCAGAGCGAGCGGGCGCCGTTCCCGCCCTCGGCGTGGTGGACCTTTGCTTTTCGGGTAAGTACTCCGAAGACCAAGTCATGAGGAAACTGGTCGGCGCCGGCGGCCTCGTGGCCTACCTTGGGACAAGCGACGCTTCGGAAGTAGAGAGGCGCATCGGCGCGGGCGATGAGCGCGCCGAAATCATTTTCGAGGCCATGGCCTATCAGGTAGCTAAGGAAATAGGAGCGTATGCCGCAGTGCTTTCGGGGGATGTCGACGCGATCATCCTCACGGGGGGTCTAGCCCACTCGCGCCGCATGGTGGAGTGGATCAGGGACAGGGTCAGCTTCATAGCTCCCGTAATGGTGTACCCTGGCGAAAACGAGATGCAGGCGCTCGCTCAAGCCTGCCTCCGCGTCCTGCGTGGCGAGGAAGAGGCCAAGGTGTACAGGTAG